TTGGAGAACCAAGATTGCAGCCTTGAAGGCGATGGAGGGGCTCGTCAAGCCTGGTGCGGAAGATTATGTTGCCAACGAGTTGGGTACTGTCATCCCTGTTGTTGAGCATGCCATGCACGACACCAAGGCCGAGGTCAGTAATGTATCATTATATATACAGACATTCGCTTATGCCCATTCAGGTGTCCACCGCCGCTCAAAAAGCCGCCACCACCCTTTGTGGTATCCTTCCAAACGCTGATGTGCTCAAGCACGTTAACCTCCTCGTTTCCGCCATGGCTTCCCCTGCCGCTGTTCCCTCTACCATCAAGGGtctttcctccaccacttTCGTCGCCGAAGTCAACGGCCCCACCCTTGCTGTCATGGTTCCGCTTTTGACCCGTGCCCTCAAGGAGCGTTCCACCGACACTCAACGAATGACCTGTGTCGTCATCGGTAACCTTGTCAAGCTCGTCCGAGACCCTACCGTCGCCGCCCGATACCTTGGTCCACTCTTTGGCGGTGTCCAGCAAATTGCCACCGGTGCCGCCTTCCCCGAGATCCGAGCCTTTGCTCAGACCGCCCTCGACATTCTTATCGGAGCTGGTGCCTCTGCCAGTGCCACTCCCTTGCCCCCTCGAGACGTTACCCTTGCTGTCACCGAAGCCCTTACCGTCATGgctcctcatctccaaatccCCGGCTTCCCCGCTCACCCATCCATCCCCCTTTCGgcctctcttcccaacAGCCCTGTTATTGCCCATGCTGTCGAGTACCAAGCCAACGTCGTCGCCGACCTTGTCGACCTTCGTCGATGGGACGCTTACATCTGGGAAGGCAAGGCTCTTGGTTCATTCATGAAGCTCCTCCAAGGTGCCGAAGAAGGTGCTAAAGCCACCGCTGAGATCCGCAAGGCATTCATGGACATTGACAAGGCCAAGTATTCTCCTCccgaggaggatgacggaTCCGAGGGTCAATTGTTGTGTGACATCCAATTCTCCCTTGCTTATGGCGGTTTGCTTTTGCTCAACCACACCAACTTGAAGTTgaggcgaggaaggaggtACGGTATCTGTGCGGCCAACGGTGCTGGCAAGTCCACATTGATGAAGGCTATCCGTGACGGTAAAGTCGAGGGTTTCCCTCCCCAGGAAGAGCTTAGGACGATTATGGTCGAGCATGCCCTTCAGGGCGAGGATACGTCCATGGCCATCCTCGACTTCATCGCCGCCGACCCCAAGCTTACGCACAAGACCAGGGCGGAGATGGCTGCCATGCTGTTGTCCCTCGGTTTCTCAGACGAGAAGCAGCAAGACCCCGTGGCATCTCTTTCCGGtggttggaagatgaagttgGAATTGGCCAAGGCTATGTTGATCGGTGCCGACATTCTTTTGCTGTAAGTTTGGTCTGTCTATCGATCTAAAATCCGATTATACTGACTTTGCGACTCAGCGACGAACCTACTAACCACTTGGACGTCCAGACCGTCGCTTGGCTTGAGGAATACGTCTGCAGCTTGCACGACATCACCTGTATGATCGTCTCACACGACTCTGGTTTCCTCGACAACGTCTGTACCGACATTATCCACTACgaaagcaagaagctcgTGTACTACCCCGGTAATCTCTCCAAGTTTGTCGAAAAGGTCCCATCTGCCAAGTCCTACTACACTCTTGCCGCTACTTCTATCAAGTTcaccttccctcctcccggTAACCTCGTCGGTGTCCGATCCAACACACGAGCCATCCTCAAACTTACCAACTGTACATTCACCTATCCCGGTGCCCCCAGACCTTCTATCAAGAATGCCTCTTgctccctctccctttcttcccGAGTCGGTATCGTCGGACCCAACGGTGCCGGTAAATCTACCCTCATCAAGCTCCTCACCGGTGAGACTGTCCCTCAAGAAGGTTCAGTGCACAAGCACCCCGCTCTTCGTGTAGGTTATGTCGCTCAGCATGCGTTCCACCATATCAACCAGCACTTGGACAAGACTGCTGTGCAGTACATTCAGTGGCGATACCAGGACGGTCACGATagggagatgatggagaaggctACCCGTGTTTTGACTGACGAGGACAAGGAAATGATGGAGCGCCCTATtgaagggaagaatggcGAATTGAGGAAGATTGAATACATCCTCGGTCGACAAAAGCTCAAAAAGTCTTTCCAGTACGAAGTCAAGTTCAGGGGTTACGACCACAGGTACAACGCCTGGATCGGGCGAGATGTTTTGATCGAAAAGGGTTTCCAGAAGCTTATCACCCAATTCGATGACTTGGAGTCTTCTAGAGAAGGTGCGGGTATGAGGGATACTGGTGCAAATGCTGTCAGGGAGGTTTTGGAGGCTGTGGGTTTGGATGGTGATATCGCGCAGTACAACGAGATGTCTGGGTTGTCCGGTGGACAAAAGGTCAAGGTCGTCATTGCCGCTTCCATGTTTAATCGGTAAGTCTATCTGTATACTTTCGCCTTCTTAATTCAATTCAAACTAATCTTCGGCCTTGCTTCTAGACCTCAATGTCTCTTCCTCGACGAACCTACCAACTTCTTGGACCGAGAAGCCCTCGGTGGTCTCGCTGTCGCTATCAAAGAATGGGGAGGTGCCGTCTGCATCATCTCGCACTCTACCGAATTCGTCACTGCCCTCTGTCCCGAAATCTGGCACGTTGACGCCGGTGTGCTTACGCACCAAGGTAAAGTCGCCCTCGTCGAAGACGCCTTTGACGACCCCTCCCGACCCGGATCCCGAGTGGCTAGCAAGACTGGTACGCCCAGGACTGTGCCCGGTACCCCCGGTACGGTTACGGGCACGGCTACTCCAGCCGAGAGTGTGGGAACGGATGGAACGGTGGATGACGTCGCCGATGGTTTGGCCaagttgatggagaagaagaaaaagaagaagaagatgaccaGGAATGAGTTGAAAGCtcaggaggagaggaggagattgagaaagTTGAACTGGCTTACTTATGGTGGTAAGTTTTTCACCCCTTCCCATATTTGTAAACTGTGTGTAGTAAACTGACTTGTCTTGTGTTTAGGTGAGCGTGAGCCCGACACGGATGACGAGTAAGGATAGTAGAGTCTCAAAGAGGTGTCAAGTTGTAAAACTTTTCTCAAGACAATAGAATAGATGCGATCGTGTCTGTGCCCGTTTTACAGTCTTCATTTTCCGAAATCGGTTTTCCTTAACttatctttcttctttgttttTTGGTTGTGTAATTATACCTTAATGGAGTGGTCTCGTATCTCCTTTGATTATGAAACATCTGTTTATGCGTGCGAATAACGGATACGTTGGTCTACTGATTCTTCATTCGCTGACTGCTGCAAGCTGTTCTACGAAAGGGACCAACAAAATATTCGACACTAGGAGCAAGTGTCGTTACTAGGTAAGTCGCTCATTTCATCTGCTCCACCACTTAGCTTACTCGTTCGCAATGTATAAGATTTAAAACCTTACCAGATCTTTTTGGAACATCTCGGGGTAACGAGCACCTTGAACCTCGAAAGCCGAAGCCAGCTTGTTAAGAGCCTCGAGTTCTTCATTGTTCAGCTTGACGTCTATGGCAGAGGAGTTCTCTCGAACACGATCTACCTTGGATGACCCGGGGATAGGAATCGCCTGCAGTGATAACATTTAGCTAACGTAGCCAAAACCATCTCTCTAAGTCGCAAACTTACAAACTCTGATTGAGCAAGAATCCAAGCCAACGACAATTGCCCAGCAGTTAcaccctttttcttcgcaATTTCCTCAACTTGATCCACCAACTTTTGGTTATCACAGAACGCTTGTCCTTGGAACCTAGGAAGCATGGTTCTGAAGTCACCAGCAGGGATATCCTCGGGGACTTGTATCTACGTGTGAGTTGGCCGCGCCCGAGGGGGGAATAAGCCAAAATCGGGACAGAGTGGGCGGTACACCAGGCGACAGAGTCGCGAATCGAGGGTTCGTATGAGATAAGGAGACTCCGATCTCGTTGATGGCGATAGGACAGATCTAGTAGACCTAGTCAGCTAAATAGAACAAGCAAGTTAAGGTCAACAATTACCTTGTGAGCTTTCTCGAGAGAAGCACTCGACATCTCACTGACACCGATAGCTTTGACGGCCCCCTCCTTTATGAGTTGAGCCATGTTAGTGAAGATGGTCTCCACGGCAGTGTGACCCAGCCGAGCGAGGGAATATACGTCCAATTCCTTGTCGCCCAGAATGGCCTTCACTTGTTCGATTTCATTTCGGAAGAATTCGATGCTATAAAAGGTCAGTTTTGATCGATGTCACAGCATTCATAGGATAATGAAAGAGGGTTGAAACTTACTCATCTCCCTTGGCAGGAGACTGCGACTTTACATCCACTCCACCTTTCACGATCGGGACAATTTTGGAAATATACTGGGGGTACTTGTCGAAAAAGGCTCTGATGAGCTTAAGGTTGGCCGTGGAATCGGTGGGAGGTCCATAGAAGGCGGCAGTAGATCAGCAATTGGCACCAGAGTCTACAGCCGCCCTGCCAACTGTGTCaatatccttctttcaatTTTTTTCTACAAGACAGAGATTTACTTCATGGCGGCAAAAGCATCTTCTTGGGAGAAGGGCACAGGATTGATGCGAAGACCCCAGGCGGAAAGGCCCATGAGACCATAACTGTTGATACCACCGTCATGAGCAAGTACACAATACAGAGCCAGACAGCAATTTACCCTAGTCGACCGACAGTCTTACCAGCAACAAGGATAGTAGGAGAGGTAGTAGCAGTCATTGTGCCAAAGCGTGTAAGTGTAGCCTGAATGTGATGATAGTGATCGTCGTTCTGGGGTCTGCGATTGAACGGCTCTTTGCACATTCGTTGCCTAGAACGAAGACGTTAAATACCTCGCAGCAGTTCAAGCAGGCCGAGGCAAAGGCTGGCCGAAGCTGTGGTCTCTCATGCTTGGGTTAATTCGGCTTTGAAAACGATCCTAGCCATGCTTTACACTGTGACGGTACAGTTGCGACCTCGGCGATGACATTAGATAAAGGGGATAGATCGGCTACCCGATGTGCACACAGAATCGGGGGAAGCCAGGAGTAACCGCCGGGCACCGGCCTCGTCGtcttcgttcttcttctgccgtCCGTCCTCAGCGGCCGAGGGATAGCTCAGCTCGACGGCAAGTTACTTCgtcaagatggaagagatggttgGTGAATTGTCGGCTCGGTGATAAGAACAAAAAAGACTACCGGCCGGCAGAATTATTTTTATTCTCAGATTAGTACACAGACTTTTGTACTCTACGTCGAATAGCCTGCGTAATTATTactcttcaagctcaagactCTCTCCGTAGTTAAAAAGTCACGAAGCACTACTACGGTATGTACGGTATGTAAATGCATCATATTGTATGTATCCCAGATGGGAAATGCTGCAATAAATCCCTAATGTTTAATGAAAATTGTACCTAATAACACATATGTGCAAACCCAAGATTCTAGTGAAACAGCTCTGGCAGAGCAGATAAGGGGTATAAGATCAAGAATAATCCACTTCAATGCGATCGATATATTGTAGGGGTGACAAGTCAGTTAAAGATTGACTCGCGTAATGAAGTCGAGGAGGGTATATATTCGATAGGGAAGCCGAATCTAGTGAAACAGTTGAACAGGCATAGCCGTCACAAGTTGAACCGATGGGAGTAATAAACAGTGGATGAAAAGCGATACCGCTACACTTGGGTGTCTTGTGTTTTGaatcttttctttctctcgttCTATTTCTTCTTGGTCGTTAGGTGATCTAAGACATCCTCGGGAGAGGATCCCTCATATGCACAGGGCTCATGGGGGATTCGTCGGCGTAGTCCATATATCTTGGTTGTGTTTCCCCCGCAACTCGGCGACGGGCATCACGAATCATTTCGATGAGATGTTTTTGGTGAATAGGTTTGGTAAGGATAGTATCCGCCCCCGCAGCCATATACTCGTCCTATCAAGACGATCAACGTGGGCGCTACTGACAGTAGAACATCGACGACCTACCTGATCCTCGCGCAAAGCGTTACCCGTGCATCCGACGATGTAGATTGGGCAATTCATCTCTCGGACAGCTCTGGCCACTTCCACACCTGACATAAGAGGCATTTGACTGATTCATTGTCATTAGCATCTACGTTTTGGAACGCGACGAGAACGATGATACTCACTTGTCTAAAAAGACGATATCAAACTTGACTGCGCCCTCTTTATTCTCAAACATGTCTTTGATCATTTCCGCAGCGATTTTACCATTTTCGGCTGTAGTGACATAATGTCCCAAACGAGTCAACATTCGCGACATGAGCATACGTGTGAGTCTACATAATGTCATTAGCTTAGTTATTCTTGAATTAGCAACATAATCGAAAAATCTCACTTGTCATCGTCCACCACCAAACTCGATAATGGCATCTCCGCAGGCGGGTCCTCCTTCGTCTCAGGCTGCCCTGACTTTCCACCAATCTTCAACCTGATCTCCGCTGCCTGACCGATCCCCATACCGAGCCCCATCCCAGTCGCAGCACGCTCACTCTCAAGCTTTTCCACagccgctgctgctttACCCATTTCTTCGCTCCATTCGGAACTGCGTCGCTCGCGAAGGGTCGTATAGCTAATAGGCGAGAAGGGGTCAATGAATGGTTCTTGCGTCGTTGAGtgtgaggagaaggaaggtgacTGAGGGATGCCACCTGCCGTGATGACTTCCTCTGCGGACACTGCAATGATCCATCAGCTTCCCTGTCTATTATGGAATGGATTATGGCAAGGA
The nucleotide sequence above comes from Cryptococcus neoformans var. grubii H99 chromosome 1, complete sequence. Encoded proteins:
- a CDS encoding elongation factor 3, producing MSPVVAPSTALPPSTHLEKLTALANAPSNVEAKSIADGIALDLKKAPRTLDALQDARIVDVVLAWASSKSGYERESAVVLVERVCRSLGSGIEGVFLPLIPAILNLAMDKGQPVRSAVNSAMTSLIKATAPEGARKVFEVLTRVLEETKGWRTKIAALKAMEGLVKPGAEDYVANELGTVIPVVEHAMHDTKAEVSTAAQKAATTLCGILPNADVLKHVNLLVSAMASPAAVPSTIKGLSSTTFVAEVNGPTLAVMVPLLTRALKERSTDTQRMTCVVIGNLVKLVRDPTVAARYLGPLFGGVQQIATGAAFPEIRAFAQTALDILIGAGASASATPLPPRDVTLAVTEALTVMAPHLQIPGFPAHPSIPLSASLPNSPVIAHAVEYQANVVADLVDLRRWDAYIWEGKALGSFMKLLQGAEEGAKATAEIRKAFMDIDKAKYSPPEEDDGSEGQLLCDIQFSLAYGGLLLLNHTNLKLRRGRRYGICAANGAGKSTLMKAIRDGKVEGFPPQEELRTIMVEHALQGEDTSMAILDFIAADPKLTHKTRAEMAAMLLSLGFSDEKQQDPVASLSGGWKMKLELAKAMLIGADILLLDEPTNHLDVQTVAWLEEYVCSLHDITCMIVSHDSGFLDNVCTDIIHYESKKLVYYPGNLSKFVEKVPSAKSYYTLAATSIKFTFPPPGNLVGVRSNTRAILKLTNCTFTYPGAPRPSIKNASCSLSLSSRVGIVGPNGAGKSTLIKLLTGETVPQEGSVHKHPALRVGYVAQHAFHHINQHLDKTAVQYIQWRYQDGHDREMMEKATRVLTDEDKEMMERPIEGKNGELRKIEYILGRQKLKKSFQYEVKFRGYDHRYNAWIGRDVLIEKGFQKLITQFDDLESSREGAGMRDTGANAVREVLEAVGLDGDIAQYNEMSGLSGGQKVKVVIAASMFNRPQCLFLDEPTNFLDREALGGLAVAIKEWGGAVCIISHSTEFVTALCPEIWHVDAGVLTHQGKVALVEDAFDDPSRPGSRVASKTGTPRTVPGTPGTVTGTATPAESVGTDGTVDDVADGLAKLMEKKKKKKKMTRNELKAQEERRRLRKLNWLTYGGEREPDTDDE
- a CDS encoding pyridoxal reductase; this encodes MTATTSPTILVAGKTVGRLGYGLMGLSAWGLRINPVPFSQEDAFAAMKAFFDKYPQYISKIVPIVKGGVDVKSQSPAKGDDIEFFRNEIEQVKAILGDKELDVYSLARLGHTAVETIFTNMAQLIKEGAVKAIGVSEMSSASLEKAHKICPIAINEIGVSLSHTNPRFATLSPVPEDIPAGDFRTMLPRFQGQAFCDNQKLVDQVEEIAKKKGVTAGQLSLAWILAQSEFAIPIPGSSKVDRVRENSSAIDVKLNNEELEALNKLASAFEVQGARYPEMFQKDLMK